In a single window of the Papaver somniferum cultivar HN1 chromosome 8, ASM357369v1, whole genome shotgun sequence genome:
- the LOC113306677 gene encoding serine/arginine-rich splicing factor SR45-like, translated as MANPVRRRPVSSGSSGSGSSSRSSSRSRSRSPSRSRSRSKSVSSFSSRSRSGSSPSRSPPPQRRSPPGAGRRGRSPAPATKRGSPPPRKASPESLMLHVDQLTRNVTEGHLKEIFGNFGEVVHVELAIDRSVNLPRGFGYVEYKTRADAEKALLFMDGAQIDGNVVRARFTLSPRQKVSSPTKTVPASQKNDGVDIEKDAPHRQRDSSPRRKPLSPPRRRSPLAPRRGDSPRRRPGTPPRRRVDSPPRRRMDSPVGRRGSPPRRRPASPIRRRSPSPPPRRYNRSPARASPRRGRGSPVRRRSPIPVRRRSPPRRLRSPLRRSPVGRRRSRSPIRRPLRSRSRSISPRRGRLPPRRGRSSSSSASPCPRKGVRRISRSRSPRRPVRGRSSSRSRSSSSSSPPPKP; from the exons ATGGCGAACCCCGTTCGACGTAGACCAGTATCCTCTGGATCTTCAGGTTCTGGTTCATCTTCTCGTTCATCATCACGATCTCGTTCTCGTTCCCCTTCACGGTCTCGTTCCCGTTCCAAATCTGTCTCCTCGTTTTCTTCTCGTTCAAGAAGTGGTAGTTCTCCCAGTCGAAGCCCTCCTCCTCAGCGAAGAAG TCCTCCGGGAGCAGGTAGGAGAGGTCGCTCTCCAGCACCGGCAACTAAACGTGGATCACCACCACCTCG GAAAGCATCTCCAGAATCTTTAATGCTGCATGTTGATCAGCTCACTAGGAATGTGACTGAGGGACATCTGAAGGAGATTtttg GCAACTTTGGTGAAGTTGTACACGTGGAGCTGGCAATTGATCGTAGT GTTAATCTTCCCCGTGGATTTGGATATGTTGAATACAAGACTAGAGCTGATGCAGAAAAAGCACTTCTTTTCATGGATGGG GCACAAATTGATGGAAATGTTGTTCGAGCAAGGTTCACCTTGTCTCCACGGCAGAAGGTTTCCTCGCCTACAAAGACTGTTCCTGCTTCTCAAAAGAACGATGGTGTTGACATTGAAAAGGATGCTCCACACAGACAAAGAGATT CTTCTCCGCGCCGGAAACCTCTTTCACCACCACGTAGGAGATCCCCACTAGCTCCCCGAAGAGGTGACTCTCCTCGAAGGCGACCAGGTACTCCTCCTCGGCGACGGGTGGATTCACCGCCGCGGCGGCGAATGGATTCTCCTGTTGGTCGTCGTGGATCCCCTCCCAGGAGGAGACCTGCATCTCCTATCAGAAGGCGATCCCCATCCCCTCCTCCAAGGCGGTATAATAGATCACCTGCACG TGCTTCTCCTCGAAGGGGTCGTGGCAGTCCTGTTCGTAGGCGCTCTCCCATCCCAGTTAGGCGACG TTCCCCTCCTAGAAGACTACGTAGTCCTCTTAGAAGATCACCTGTTGGTCGTCGACGTAGCCGTTCTCCTATACGCAGGCCTCTTCGTTCACGGTCACGCTCAATCTCGCCACGCAG GGGCCGACTTCCTCCAAGACGTGGGagatcttcatcatcttccgCTTCACCGTGTCCTCGAAAG GGAGTCAGACGGATTTCCAGAAGTCGTAGTCCAAGAAG GCCTGTGAGAGGAAGAAGCAGCAGCCGCAGccgcagcagtagcagcagctcACCACCTCCTAAACCATGA